TTGAATTTATCAAAGGTTTGGCCGAGTACGAAAAGCTCTCTCACGAAGTGGTGGCGACACCGGAGCTTTTGCGCGAAAACCTTTTTGGCCCGCAACCAAAGGCGGAAGTTGTAATCGCCGAATGGAATGACAAACCTGCGGGCTTTGCCCTTTTCTTTCATAACTTTTCGACCTTCCTGGGGCGCCCCGGAATTTACCTCGAAGATCTTTTTGTGCTGCCAGACCTTCGCGGCCACGGCATCGGCAAAGGCCTACTAAAGCACCTCGCCCAAATCGCCGTCGAGCGCGGCTGCGGCCGCCTTGAGTGGTCCGTCCTCGACTGGAACAAACCCGCCATTGATTTTTACGTCAGCATCGGCGCGGGCCCGATGGATGAGTGGACCATGTATCGTCTGACCGGCGACAAGCTTCGCGGCTTTGCTCAGAGTTAGGGCTGGCGGGCCGCGGCTGGGCTTCCGCAGAAAAGCGGCCCGTGCGAGCGGTAAGTCTTAGCGTGAGATAGCGGCCCCCTCTGAATAAGGTCAACCTATAAGTTGACCCTATTCAGAGGGAGGCACTGAGAACATATAAACTTACTTATTCGGTCACTTCCGCAGGGGCTTTGGTTTATTATTCGTGTGTTTTGATTTCTTCTCGGAGCTTTATGCCAGCTATAGCGGGCCGACTTCGATCGTTGCAGGGAGTCCTAGTTTTTTGGCGTCAGGGCTTTTTGTGAAATCGATCTTCACTGCTCGCAGGGCGATGCCTGGTTTTGGGAACTTCAATTTTGAGCCATAGAGATCGTCGCCAACAATCGGGAACCCATGCGAGCTCAGTTCATAACGAAGCTGATGCGGGCGTCCCGTCAGAGGATGCAACTCCCAGCGAAGCCACTCGCTGCTCGCAGGCTTGCCGCCTTCGCCCGCCGCCGCTGCGACAGGACCTAAGTAAATCGCCTCTGTCTCGCTCGGTTTTCCAGTGGCGTGATCGTAAGCACGGCGCTTGCCGCGCAAAAGACGGCTTTTCCACAGAAACCGATCCCCTGAATTCAACGACAAAGCTTTGCGGTCGTTTTTTACGTTGGCTGGAATATGATCAAAGTTTTGATCGCTCGTGAAAGCCTGATAAACTTTGAAGACGCTCTTGTGTTCAAACCAGGCGTTGGCGATCGCGTGAGCCTTTGCATTCCGCGCAAACATCACCAAGCCCGACACTTCAAAATCCAAACGATGCACCGGAAAGATCTGCTCGCCCATCTGGTTTTGCAATGCTAAGCCCAAACACTCCCGCTCATCGCGCGCGCCTTCGCGGCTCGGAGTCGTCAGCACCATCGCAGGCTTATCCAGCACCACGAAGTTTTCGTTTTGAAAAACGATTTCTAATTTCATGATTTTTTATTCAGCCCGACGAGGAAGATCTCTTTTGAAATCTTGCGCGTGCTGTCTGGCTTCACGGCTTCGAATTTTTGGAAATCTTTTTTAATTTCATCACGAAGTTTGCCGAACTCATCACTATGGAAAAGCTTGCATACAAAGTGTCCGCCCGGCTTCAAGAATCTGCGAGCCACGTCCAACGCAAGCTCACAAAGAGCCATGGAGCGCGCCTGATCCGTGAAACGATGGCCGGTGGTGTTGGGGGCCATATCTGACATCACGATTTCAAACGGCGGCTGAAAACCGTGCTCTTTGAAAATATCCTCAAGCTTCAGATCATAAAGATCGGCTTGGATAAAGACCGCGTTTTTGAGCTTCACTGTCACAGGTTTTAAATCCACACCGAGGACTTTGCCGCCGGCACCGACTTTTTGCGAAGCATACTGAGACCAGGACCCTGGAGAGGCCCCGAGATCCAAAACCACCTGATTTGGTTTAAAGATTTTGTACTTCTTGTCGATTTCTTCGAGC
The sequence above is drawn from the Bdellovibrionales bacterium genome and encodes:
- a CDS encoding RlmE family RNA methyltransferase; this translates as MTYNPRDHYFKKAKEENYAARSVFKLEEIDKKYKIFKPNQVVLDLGASPGSWSQYASQKVGAGGKVLGVDLKPVTVKLKNAVFIQADLYDLKLEDIFKEHGFQPPFEIVMSDMAPNTTGHRFTDQARSMALCELALDVARRFLKPGGHFVCKLFHSDEFGKLRDEIKKDFQKFEAVKPDSTRKISKEIFLVGLNKKS
- a CDS encoding GNAT family N-acetyltransferase; this encodes MSLKIRKAETTDCSLILEFIKGLAEYEKLSHEVVATPELLRENLFGPQPKAEVVIAEWNDKPAGFALFFHNFSTFLGRPGIYLEDLFVLPDLRGHGIGKGLLKHLAQIAVERGCGRLEWSVLDWNKPAIDFYVSIGAGPMDEWTMYRLTGDKLRGFAQS
- a CDS encoding RNA pseudouridine synthase is translated as MKLEIVFQNENFVVLDKPAMVLTTPSREGARDERECLGLALQNQMGEQIFPVHRLDFEVSGLVMFARNAKAHAIANAWFEHKSVFKVYQAFTSDQNFDHIPANVKNDRKALSLNSGDRFLWKSRLLRGKRRAYDHATGKPSETEAIYLGPVAAAAGEGGKPASSEWLRWELHPLTGRPHQLRYELSSHGFPIVGDDLYGSKLKFPKPGIALRAVKIDFTKSPDAKKLGLPATIEVGPL